From Vallitalea longa, the proteins below share one genomic window:
- a CDS encoding TetR/AcrR family transcriptional regulator has translation MAKFQRKTREERETEIKEAALDVFIKKGYRNTTMEDIIARTTLSKGGVYRYFSSPKEIMIAIMRDGNNVDNKFFREISEEIHSKEDICNILADRSMHKVLSTSPQKKLYLMFLYEILYDKKLEDIYMEFEKQTFIQLENLFGDRISFFKDKDQELNRFFMSRLINALLLVHALFSDKRIFESNKDYLHKMFFDFYNEYL, from the coding sequence ATGGCAAAATTCCAAAGAAAAACTCGTGAAGAAAGAGAAACAGAAATAAAAGAAGCTGCATTAGATGTATTTATTAAAAAAGGCTATCGTAATACAACTATGGAAGATATTATTGCTAGAACAACACTTTCAAAAGGTGGGGTATATAGATATTTCTCTAGTCCTAAAGAAATAATGATTGCTATTATGCGTGATGGTAATAACGTAGATAATAAATTCTTTAGAGAGATTAGTGAAGAAATACACAGTAAAGAGGATATTTGTAATATATTAGCTGATAGATCTATGCATAAAGTATTGAGTACATCTCCACAGAAAAAATTATATCTCATGTTTTTATATGAAATACTATATGATAAAAAACTGGAAGATATATATATGGAATTTGAGAAACAGACTTTTATACAATTAGAAAATTTATTTGGTGATAGAATATCTTTTTTCAAGGATAAAGATCAAGAATTGAATAGATTTTTTATGAGTAGACTAATAAATGCTTTGTTATTAGTGCATGCTCTTTTTTCAGACAAACGGATTTTTGAAAGTAATAAAGATTATCTGCATAAAATGTTTTTTGATTTTTATAATGAGTATTTATAG
- a CDS encoding alpha/beta fold hydrolase translates to MKKKILIIISVIILIVIILPFITGNLEKETLNQQTRAKLEGSFIELADGYIHYELKGPEDGKPIILVHGNAAPYFTWDYNIDALAEAGFRVLRYDVYGHGYSDRPKLNEYNRELYDKQLLELKEKLNITGPVYMIGTSQGGSITTYFAASHPEEVDKIALLSPFFDTYPGKGMVNVLKTRFIGEYMMNVMGDKMFTDPSKNVLYSDEKKQELIDKLKKQMNFKGKKRAILANMRGNALDDATIYYEKLRENEIPILLTWGENDKKNTKESMEKLQELIPAIEYHEIEKASHLAHYEFADVINKLLIDYFNR, encoded by the coding sequence ATGAAAAAGAAGATTCTAATCATAATAAGTGTAATAATATTAATCGTAATTATATTACCTTTTATAACAGGTAATTTGGAAAAAGAAACGTTGAATCAACAAACAAGAGCAAAATTAGAGGGAAGCTTTATTGAACTAGCAGATGGCTATATCCATTATGAATTAAAAGGACCAGAAGATGGTAAACCCATTATCTTAGTGCATGGTAATGCCGCACCATATTTTACATGGGATTACAATATAGATGCATTAGCCGAAGCTGGATTCAGAGTCCTTAGATATGATGTATATGGTCATGGATATTCTGATAGACCTAAACTCAACGAATACAACAGAGAATTATATGATAAACAACTTCTTGAACTCAAAGAGAAATTAAATATAACTGGACCTGTTTATATGATAGGTACATCTCAAGGTGGCAGTATAACGACTTATTTTGCAGCATCACACCCTGAAGAGGTAGATAAGATAGCTTTACTTTCACCATTTTTTGATACTTACCCTGGTAAAGGTATGGTTAATGTATTAAAAACTAGATTCATCGGCGAATACATGATGAATGTTATGGGAGATAAAATGTTTACAGACCCTTCAAAGAATGTATTATATTCAGATGAGAAAAAACAGGAACTTATTGATAAACTAAAGAAACAGATGAATTTCAAAGGTAAAAAAAGAGCTATTTTAGCTAATATGAGAGGTAATGCGCTAGATGATGCTACAATATACTATGAAAAATTAAGAGAAAATGAAATTCCTATACTGTTGACTTGGGGTGAAAACGACAAAAAAAACACTAAGGAATCCATGGAAAAATTACAGGAGTTAATTCCAGCAATAGAGTATCATGAGATAGAGAAAGCATCACATTTAGCACATTATGAATTTGCAGATGTTATCAATAAGTTGTTAATTGATTATTTTAATCGATAA
- a CDS encoding ABC transporter ATP-binding protein, translated as MLLKLRNCYYSYKPNEPILKNISFSIKEGEILAIMGCNGIGKTTLLKCIAGILKWDSGTCIFNGQNTINANRIKDIGYVPQARKLPFSYLVKDLVVFGRNGTNNYFQSPKKEDYDIVDSILNELGIYHIRNSYCNELSGGQLQMVFIAKALASFPKLLILDEPESHLDFYNQFKVLHTISKLAKEKGISTIINSHYPNNIMKIANKCLVLSKDKYTYGDISSIMTEKTIKEYFYVNSKLIDLNYKDKNVPSFVFLGT; from the coding sequence ATGCTTTTAAAATTAAGAAACTGCTATTATTCTTATAAACCAAATGAACCAATACTAAAAAACATCAGTTTTTCCATTAAAGAAGGAGAGATTCTTGCAATCATGGGATGTAATGGAATAGGTAAGACTACTTTATTGAAATGTATTGCTGGAATTTTAAAATGGGATAGTGGGACTTGTATTTTCAATGGACAAAATACAATTAATGCTAATCGTATTAAAGATATCGGTTATGTACCTCAAGCAAGGAAATTACCCTTTTCATATTTAGTAAAAGATCTAGTTGTATTTGGAAGAAATGGAACCAATAATTATTTTCAATCTCCCAAAAAAGAGGATTATGATATAGTAGATAGCATTTTGAATGAATTAGGTATCTATCATATAAGAAATTCATATTGTAATGAACTAAGTGGTGGACAGCTACAGATGGTATTTATAGCCAAGGCTTTGGCATCATTTCCGAAGTTGCTGATATTAGATGAACCAGAATCCCATTTAGATTTCTATAATCAATTTAAAGTATTACACACAATAAGTAAATTGGCAAAAGAGAAGGGGATAAGTACTATAATTAATTCTCATTATCCTAATAATATCATGAAAATAGCAAATAAATGCTTAGTATTAAGCAAGGATAAATACACCTATGGAGATATTAGTAGCATAATGACAGAAAAAACAATTAAAGAATATTTTTATGTTAATTCTAAACTTATTGATTTGAATTATAAAGATAAAAACGTACCATCTTTTGTATTTTTAGGTACTTAA
- a CDS encoding FecCD family ABC transporter permease, translated as MKIKKNSNRVSFKNVVFIVVVLLIIVSVVSLFIGRYDVSVIDIIKIFSAKINHTNLPDELQISSYIIWDIRIPRIILAGLVGACIAISGTCMQGLLQNPLVSPDVLGVSSGAGFGAALGIILTANNLITIQLLSFLFGIVSMCLVFLFSKSRKDHSILSIILSGIIVSSVFTSLISITKYVADTEEKLPAITFWLMGSFSNASYDQIKIIIIPVLIGLIGLTMLRWKINILSLGDDEAFTMGVNPKRLRWIIIILCTVMVSSTVTVAGIIGWIGLVIPHICRKIIGYNHGYLIPLSGFAGAVFLIVVDCLARNISSSEIPIGILTALIGAPIFALLFIYKKGEI; from the coding sequence ATGAAAATAAAAAAAAATAGTAATAGGGTATCTTTTAAGAATGTAGTTTTTATAGTAGTTGTATTATTGATAATAGTAAGTGTTGTATCTTTATTCATAGGTCGATATGATGTATCTGTAATTGATATCATCAAGATATTCAGTGCCAAAATCAATCACACCAATTTACCTGATGAATTGCAAATTTCATCTTACATAATATGGGATATAAGAATACCACGTATCATACTAGCTGGATTAGTAGGGGCTTGTATTGCTATATCAGGAACTTGTATGCAAGGATTATTACAAAATCCACTAGTTAGTCCCGATGTTCTAGGTGTTTCATCTGGTGCTGGGTTTGGTGCAGCACTTGGTATCATATTAACAGCAAACAATTTGATTACCATACAATTATTATCTTTTCTCTTTGGCATTGTCAGTATGTGTTTAGTATTTTTATTTTCCAAAAGCAGAAAGGATCATTCGATTCTATCAATCATATTAAGTGGAATAATAGTTTCTTCTGTATTTACATCTTTAATATCTATAACAAAATACGTTGCAGATACAGAAGAAAAATTGCCAGCTATTACTTTTTGGCTTATGGGTAGCTTTTCTAATGCTTCATATGACCAGATTAAAATTATTATAATACCTGTGTTGATTGGGCTAATAGGCTTAACTATGCTTAGATGGAAGATCAATATATTATCTTTAGGTGATGATGAAGCATTTACTATGGGGGTTAATCCTAAGAGACTTAGATGGATCATTATCATATTATGTACTGTTATGGTTTCTTCCACAGTTACAGTAGCAGGTATTATTGGATGGATAGGCTTAGTAATTCCTCATATATGTAGAAAGATAATTGGCTATAATCATGGTTATCTAATACCATTATCAGGTTTTGCTGGAGCGGTTTTTCTGATAGTTGTTGATTGTTTAGCAAGAAATATCAGTTCCTCGGAAATTCCTATAGGTATATTGACCGCTTTAATAGGTGCTCCGATCTTTGCTCTTTTATTTATATATAAGAAAGGTGAAATATAA
- a CDS encoding ABC transporter substrate-binding protein, whose product MSSMRMRTIIVILSVVLIQLTGCSVNKDNKVSTPVNKDNVEAGIEVQDDTRVTIISPPIFSIYLSASPENSTVVGINSRSFSTANEKVLSELYPGYKDINTSFINNEFVVNTEELLKLSPDIIFYYGDNQKNELDKLDVDSVDMMLSKNRDPEVMTIEWEKHLEESFNITSENTIEKEWETSNNKANELLKNNFTKKKGLYIFSYINGKVTVSGNDSYGDNFFNKAGIENVAKGIDGCKEVSMEQIYEWNPDVVFIFLGIPATTIINNQTTNQDWSLIQAYKNKAIFDIPQATYSWGAPSADSPIMPLWLISKTYPDSLSRDDFITYLKGYYNRIYEIELKDEIVEDILKPKKVKGK is encoded by the coding sequence ATGAGCTCAATGAGAATGAGAACCATTATTGTAATATTAAGTGTAGTATTAATACAATTAACAGGGTGTTCGGTTAATAAAGATAATAAAGTATCTACACCAGTTAATAAAGATAATGTTGAAGCAGGGATAGAGGTTCAAGATGATACTAGAGTCACTATTATTTCTCCACCTATATTTTCAATTTATCTTAGTGCATCGCCAGAAAATAGTACCGTAGTAGGAATCAATTCAAGATCATTCAGTACAGCTAATGAGAAAGTATTAAGTGAATTATATCCTGGTTATAAAGATATTAATACTTCTTTTATTAATAACGAATTTGTTGTTAATACAGAAGAACTTCTGAAATTATCACCGGATATAATATTCTATTATGGTGATAACCAAAAGAATGAATTAGACAAATTAGACGTAGATTCTGTTGATATGATGCTTAGCAAAAATAGAGACCCTGAAGTTATGACAATTGAATGGGAAAAACATCTAGAAGAATCTTTTAATATCACTAGTGAAAATACTATAGAAAAAGAGTGGGAAACCTCTAATAATAAAGCCAATGAATTATTGAAAAATAACTTTACTAAGAAAAAAGGGCTCTATATTTTTAGTTATATCAATGGAAAAGTAACTGTAAGTGGGAATGACTCATATGGAGATAACTTTTTTAATAAAGCAGGAATAGAGAATGTAGCTAAAGGTATAGATGGGTGCAAAGAAGTAAGTATGGAACAAATTTATGAATGGAATCCTGATGTTGTTTTTATATTTTTAGGAATACCTGCAACAACAATTATCAATAATCAAACAACAAATCAAGATTGGTCATTGATTCAAGCATATAAGAATAAGGCTATTTTTGACATTCCTCAAGCAACATATTCATGGGGAGCACCAAGTGCAGATTCTCCAATAATGCCTTTATGGCTTATTTCAAAAACTTATCCTGATTCATTGAGTAGAGATGATTTCATTACCTACTTAAAAGGATATTATAACAGAATATATGAAATAGAATTAAAGGATGAAATAGTTGAAGATATATTGAAACCTAAAAAAGTAAAAGGAAAATGA
- a CDS encoding MarR family winged helix-turn-helix transcriptional regulator, which yields MNAKNKVLESFISMTEKVANGKTNVLDFGSENMKFYRGEIHMIKMIGDNPGIYSSEMARRFGITRAVVYKTVLKLEKRSLIKKVNDEENKKKTKLYLTREGEKAYKFHEQYHNDFDNALFDFLDSLNNEELLLIQKFLKYSNNLIDNHF from the coding sequence ATGAATGCCAAGAACAAAGTTTTAGAATCTTTTATTTCAATGACAGAAAAAGTAGCAAACGGTAAAACAAATGTTTTGGATTTTGGTAGTGAAAACATGAAATTCTATCGCGGAGAAATACATATGATTAAAATGATTGGAGATAATCCTGGCATTTATAGCTCAGAAATGGCTAGAAGGTTTGGTATAACTAGAGCTGTTGTCTACAAAACAGTATTGAAATTAGAAAAAAGATCATTGATTAAAAAAGTTAATGATGAAGAAAATAAGAAAAAGACTAAATTATATTTAACTAGAGAAGGTGAAAAAGCTTACAAATTTCACGAGCAATATCATAATGATTTTGATAATGCTTTATTTGACTTCCTAGATAGTCTTAATAACGAAGAATTGTTATTGATTCAAAAATTTCTTAAATACTCAAATAATTTGATAGATAATCATTTTTAA
- a CDS encoding methyltransferase, with protein MDNKNLLANTYYTMVSNHRESQLFFSALQLDIFSYLDEEISIEELADRTNYNMRNLKLLLNALAAIHLIDKHQDKYVNTIEGQKYLSKASTSYLGESILFRNVMMSLDNIENRVRFGPDNTITEHNQGQKVYDFAKLAKVCIPEIYLWRIEPLIALMNKIYQDTEPSKILDLGGGSGAMGIELCKIFPNAKGVIFEGPKVSLVAEDLVSKNNLNSRITIQEGDFIKDDIGNGYDIIIASGIIDFAKDHLDNFIKKLYDALNKNGIIYLITHGFSEDYLEPSETVLGWLSSHLDGLDLLLPDKVIQDSMTDRGFRLYKQDKSGNLSIKVYQK; from the coding sequence ATGGATAATAAAAACTTATTAGCAAATACATATTATACAATGGTAAGTAATCATAGAGAATCTCAATTATTTTTTTCTGCTCTACAACTTGATATATTTTCCTATCTAGATGAAGAAATATCTATAGAAGAACTTGCTGATAGAACTAATTATAATATGAGAAATCTAAAATTATTACTTAATGCTTTAGCAGCTATACACTTAATAGACAAACACCAAGATAAATATGTCAATACAATAGAAGGACAAAAATATTTGTCTAAGGCAAGTACATCCTATTTAGGTGAATCTATACTGTTTAGAAATGTAATGATGTCATTAGATAATATTGAAAACAGAGTAAGATTTGGACCAGATAATACTATTACAGAACATAATCAAGGACAGAAAGTCTATGATTTTGCTAAATTAGCAAAAGTATGTATACCAGAAATTTATTTATGGAGAATAGAACCCTTAATAGCTCTTATGAATAAAATATATCAAGATACTGAACCGAGTAAGATATTAGACCTAGGTGGTGGCTCAGGAGCTATGGGAATAGAATTATGTAAAATCTTTCCTAATGCAAAAGGTGTCATTTTTGAGGGACCTAAAGTTTCATTAGTCGCAGAAGATTTAGTTTCTAAGAATAACCTGAATTCAAGAATAACCATACAAGAAGGAGATTTCATCAAAGATGATATAGGAAATGGTTATGATATAATAATTGCCTCAGGTATTATAGATTTTGCTAAAGACCATTTGGATAATTTTATTAAAAAACTATATGATGCTCTTAACAAAAATGGTATAATATATTTAATTACCCATGGATTCAGTGAAGATTATCTAGAACCCTCTGAAACGGTACTAGGATGGCTTTCAAGTCATTTAGATGGTCTAGACTTACTTCTACCTGATAAAGTTATTCAAGACTCAATGACGGATAGGGGATTTAGATTATATAAACAAGACAAAAGTGGAAACCTCAGCATAAAGGTTTACCAGAAATAA
- a CDS encoding four-helix bundle copper-binding protein, which translates to MGIVTTNTDKYQMCIDECSKCAQACYECFKACLNEADVAERKNCISTLIECAQMCQMSVAHMSMEAKHAKEHCKLCATICDMCSKECEMFKDEHCQKCAQVCKKCAEECNKMS; encoded by the coding sequence ATGGGTATAGTAACAACAAACACTGATAAATATCAAATGTGTATCGATGAATGTTCAAAATGTGCACAAGCTTGTTATGAATGTTTCAAAGCATGTCTAAATGAAGCTGACGTGGCAGAAAGAAAGAATTGTATCAGTACGCTAATAGAATGTGCTCAAATGTGTCAAATGTCAGTAGCACATATGTCTATGGAAGCAAAACATGCAAAAGAACATTGTAAACTATGTGCCACTATTTGTGATATGTGTTCAAAAGAATGTGAAATGTTTAAAGATGAGCATTGTCAAAAATGTGCTCAAGTATGTAAGAAATGTGCAGAAGAGTGCAATAAGATGTCTTAA
- a CDS encoding choice-of-anchor J domain-containing protein, protein MKKLLSLVLSLVFCLSFTFTATSVFAQDEWDTDRYGDIIDMGTKIRALEKDDDYKLEIAKQLKQFASKMRFANTYSLTAEADNPNFTYNGGTKYFLAYDETNGYYLKTFTLRSLGETVELWIADDLSYIDDRETPIINQQQVDHARDVFDETVYPTDTSFFGMHDTHTGNDATLPAQVGLPQDYYVAEDGADRVILLVDNFRDTNYYDQTYPLIMGGFYSTTYEDYMDRNIINISAKDWDRRLDEDWLPTTAHEFQHLIHDDNDSSEETWLNEGMSDFAEYLCFGIHPMSHVNAFLDYPENSLVEWDEHVDASTGPETLADYGQAYLFQLYIYDKYGHDFTQSLAKDANHGIESVNDVLDEFNTGIDFEDLFRNFTIAAAIDTDFIGDGIYNFDSIDINVDFESALEYDKDGVPAWGADYKVLDTSKRINNIKFDGVEFMPNPWKSMEDPKEDKGEVLWGNNGNDIDNQLIFSADLTDAVNPMLKFDTFVDAEPMWDACMVQVSTDNGETWTSLANDNTIDQDEFPLNSQAPDIYDNLPGFSRQDTAWGTEEFDLTPYAGQEILVGFRYMTDAASNESGWFIDNVEIEEIGYLNDCSSLDGFSSIDEILDIKVEYAVTFINKKTLGGQKCIDLTAYSILNIDPFNITEQDSVNLNLFFQKGTTYMIVWYAAPIGKKGTVDFEYEIIYNKIFNSPKMR, encoded by the coding sequence ATGAAAAAATTATTATCATTAGTATTATCACTAGTATTTTGTTTATCATTTACATTTACAGCAACCAGCGTTTTTGCTCAAGATGAATGGGATACAGACAGATATGGAGACATAATTGATATGGGTACTAAAATTAGAGCACTAGAAAAAGATGATGATTATAAATTAGAAATAGCTAAGCAATTAAAACAATTCGCATCAAAAATGCGTTTTGCAAATACTTATTCTTTAACAGCTGAAGCTGATAATCCTAATTTCACTTATAATGGAGGAACTAAATATTTCTTAGCATACGATGAAACAAATGGATATTATCTAAAAACTTTTACTCTAAGAAGTCTTGGAGAAACAGTTGAACTATGGATAGCTGATGATTTATCTTATATTGATGATAGAGAAACCCCTATCATTAATCAACAACAAGTAGATCATGCAAGAGACGTTTTTGACGAAACAGTTTATCCTACTGATACAAGTTTCTTCGGTATGCATGATACTCATACTGGAAATGATGCAACACTTCCAGCTCAAGTAGGCCTACCACAAGATTATTATGTTGCAGAAGACGGAGCTGATAGAGTAATCCTTCTTGTAGATAATTTTAGAGATACCAATTATTATGATCAAACATACCCATTAATAATGGGAGGATTTTATTCAACTACATATGAAGATTATATGGATAGAAACATAATTAATATATCTGCAAAAGATTGGGATAGAAGATTAGACGAAGACTGGCTACCAACTACAGCTCATGAATTCCAACATTTAATTCATGATGATAATGATTCATCAGAAGAAACTTGGTTAAATGAAGGTATGTCTGATTTTGCTGAGTATTTATGTTTCGGTATTCATCCTATGAGCCATGTTAATGCTTTCTTGGATTATCCAGAAAATTCATTAGTTGAATGGGATGAGCATGTTGATGCTTCAACTGGACCTGAGACTTTAGCAGATTATGGTCAAGCTTATTTATTCCAATTATATATATATGACAAATATGGTCATGATTTTACACAATCATTAGCAAAAGATGCAAACCATGGAATCGAAAGTGTTAATGATGTTCTTGATGAATTTAATACAGGTATAGATTTTGAAGATTTATTTAGGAATTTCACTATTGCGGCTGCTATCGATACTGATTTTATTGGTGATGGTATCTATAATTTTGATAGTATAGATATTAATGTTGATTTTGAATCTGCTCTTGAATATGATAAAGACGGAGTTCCTGCTTGGGGAGCTGATTACAAAGTATTAGATACTTCAAAAAGAATCAATAATATCAAATTTGATGGAGTAGAATTCATGCCTAATCCATGGAAATCTATGGAAGACCCAAAAGAAGATAAAGGAGAAGTACTCTGGGGAAATAATGGTAACGATATAGATAATCAATTGATATTTAGTGCTGATTTAACTGATGCAGTAAATCCAATGTTGAAATTTGATACATTCGTTGATGCTGAACCAATGTGGGATGCTTGTATGGTTCAAGTTTCCACAGATAATGGAGAAACTTGGACAAGTCTTGCTAATGATAATACTATAGACCAAGATGAATTTCCATTAAACTCTCAAGCTCCTGATATATATGATAATCTACCTGGATTCTCAAGACAAGATACTGCTTGGGGTACTGAAGAATTCGATTTAACTCCATATGCAGGACAAGAGATCCTAGTTGGATTCCGTTATATGACAGATGCAGCATCTAATGAATCAGGATGGTTCATAGATAATGTTGAGATTGAAGAAATAGGTTATCTAAATGATTGTAGTTCTTTAGATGGATTTAGCAGTATAGATGAAATTTTAGATATTAAAGTTGAGTATGCTGTTACATTTATTAATAAAAAGACATTAGGTGGTCAAAAGTGTATCGACCTTACTGCATATAGCATACTTAATATAGATCCATTCAATATAACTGAACAAGATTCAGTTAACCTTAATCTATTCTTCCAAAAAGGTACTACATACATGATAGTATGGTATGCTGCACCAATAGGTAAAAAAGGAACAGTAGATTTTGAATATGAAATAATATATAATAAAATATTTAATAGTCCTAAAATGAGATAA
- a CDS encoding choice-of-anchor J domain-containing protein, with the protein MKKVLTLLLAMVFCLSFALPVTNVLADDEWDTDRYGDLIDIGTKLRTLEKDEDYRQQIADQLMQFTSKMSFTNIYSLTAEADNPNFTYNGGTKYFLAYDEINGYYLKTFTLRSLGETVEIWIADDLSYNDDRETPVINQQQVDHARDVFDETVYPTDTSFFGMHDTHTGNDATLPGQVGLPQDYYVAEDGADRVILLVDNFRDTNYYDQTYPLIIGGFYSSTYEDYMDRNIINLCAKDWDRRLDEDWLPTTAHEFQHLIHDDNDSSEETWLNEGMSDFAEYLCFGIHPTSHVNAFLDYPENSLVEWDEHVDAPTGPETLADYGQAYLFQLYMYDKYGHDFTQALAKDANHGIESVNDILDEFNAGIDFEELFRRFSIAAAIDTDIVENGIYNFDSIDINVDFESALAYDKDGVPAWGADYKVLDNSERICNIKFDGVEFMPNPWVPMEDPKEDKGEVLWGNNGNSIDNQLIFSADLTDAVNPLLKFDTFVDAEPMWDACMVQVSTDNGETWASLANDNTIGQDEFPYNSQAPDIYDNLPGFSRQDTVWSTEEFDLTPYVGQEILVGFRYMTDAASNESGWFIDNVEIEEIGYLNDCSSLDGFSSIDEILNIKVEYAVTFINESTKGHHGHGHGHGHGNNNEVQYKILNIDPFSITDQDSVKLKGYFQHGTNYMIVWYAAPIGKKGTVDFEYEIISQKDFVGEKQR; encoded by the coding sequence ATGAAAAAAGTTTTAACTTTATTGTTAGCAATGGTATTTTGTCTATCTTTTGCTTTACCAGTGACAAATGTTTTAGCTGATGATGAGTGGGATACGGACAGATATGGAGACTTAATCGACATTGGTACTAAACTCAGAACATTAGAGAAAGATGAAGATTATAGGCAGCAAATAGCTGATCAATTAATGCAATTCACTTCAAAAATGAGTTTTACTAATATTTATTCTTTAACAGCTGAAGCTGATAATCCTAATTTCACTTATAACGGAGGAACTAAATATTTCCTAGCATACGATGAAATAAATGGATATTATCTAAAAACTTTTACTTTAAGAAGTCTTGGAGAAACAGTTGAAATTTGGATAGCTGACGATTTATCTTATAATGATGATAGAGAAACCCCTGTCATTAATCAACAACAAGTAGATCATGCAAGAGACGTTTTTGATGAAACTGTTTATCCTACTGATACAAGTTTCTTTGGTATGCATGATACTCATACTGGAAATGATGCAACTCTTCCAGGTCAAGTAGGTCTACCACAAGATTACTATGTTGCAGAAGATGGAGCTGATAGAGTAATCCTTCTCGTAGATAACTTTAGAGATACTAATTACTATGATCAAACATACCCACTAATAATAGGTGGATTTTATTCAAGTACTTATGAAGATTATATGGATAGAAATATAATTAATTTATGTGCTAAAGATTGGGATAGAAGATTAGACGAAGACTGGTTACCAACAACAGCTCATGAATTCCAACATTTAATTCATGATGATAATGATTCATCAGAAGAAACATGGTTAAATGAAGGTATGTCTGATTTTGCAGAGTATTTATGTTTTGGTATTCATCCAACAAGTCATGTTAATGCTTTCTTGGATTATCCAGAGAATTCATTAGTAGAATGGGATGAGCACGTTGATGCTCCAACTGGACCTGAAACTTTAGCAGATTATGGTCAAGCTTATTTATTCCAACTATATATGTACGATAAATATGGTCATGATTTTACACAAGCACTAGCAAAAGATGCAAACCATGGAATTGAAAGTGTTAATGATATTCTTGATGAATTTAATGCAGGTATTGATTTTGAAGAATTATTTAGAAGATTTTCTATTGCAGCGGCTATAGATACTGATATTGTTGAGAATGGTATCTACAATTTTGATAGTATAGATATCAATGTTGATTTTGAATCAGCTCTTGCATATGACAAAGATGGAGTACCTGCTTGGGGTGCTGATTATAAAGTATTAGATAATTCTGAAAGAATTTGTAATATTAAATTTGATGGAGTAGAGTTTATGCCTAATCCATGGGTACCTATGGAAGATCCAAAAGAAGATAAAGGCGAAGTACTTTGGGGAAATAATGGTAACAGTATTGACAATCAATTGATATTTAGTGCTGATTTAACTGATGCAGTAAATCCATTGTTGAAATTTGATACATTCGTAGATGCTGAACCAATGTGGGATGCTTGTATGGTTCAAGTTTCCACAGATAATGGAGAAACTTGGGCAAGTCTTGCTAATGACAATACTATAGGTCAAGATGAATTCCCATATAACTCTCAAGCTCCTGATATATATGATAATCTACCTGGATTCTCAAGACAAGATACTGTTTGGAGTACTGAAGAATTCGATTTAACTCCATATGTAGGACAAGAAATCTTAGTTGGATTCCGTTATATGACAGATGCAGCATCTAATGAATCAGGATGGTTCATAGATAATGTTGAGATTGAAGAAATAGGTTATCTAAATGATTGTAGTTCTTTAGATGGATTTAGCAGTATAGATGAAATTTTAAATATTAAAGTAGAATATGCTGTTACATTCATTAATGAATCAACAAAAGGTCATCATGGTCATGGACATGGTCATGGTCACGGAAACAATAATGAAGTTCAATATAAAATCCTTAATATAGATCCATTTAGCATAACTGATCAAGATTCAGTTAAACTTAAAGGATATTTCCAACATGGAACTAATTATATGATAGTTTGGTATGCGGCTCCTATAGGAAAAAAAGGAACTGTAGATTTTGAATATGAAATAATTTCTCAAAAAGATTTTGTTGGAGAAAAGCAAAGATAA